The following coding sequences lie in one Chelonoidis abingdonii isolate Lonesome George chromosome 6, CheloAbing_2.0, whole genome shotgun sequence genomic window:
- the OCLN gene encoding occludin, whose amino-acid sequence MSSRPFESPPPYRPDEFKPSHYAPSNITYAEEMRSQPMYSQPAYSYYPEDEVQHFYKWTSPPGIIKIMSVLIIVMCVGIFACVASTLPWDLEFYGSSSLGSGVGYPGYSGYGGSYSGGYGYGYGYGGAYGIGGNYIEPRAAKGFILAMSAFCFIAGMAIFIISVTNSSMSRTRRYYLIVIIVSAILGFLVFIASIVYVMAVNPTAQASGSVFYNQLVALCSQYYASTNTGIFVNQYLYHYCVVEPQEAIAIVLGFLVIVAFAIIIYFSVKTRSQMNYYGKMNILWDKAKVYEEDPPNVEEWVKTVNAEPVVDYPDQVAGSMVYSVSEQVNENRVYTDTHRAMPKSEVIVPLMKDLTQSNYTGNSSYDGSTKEPPQKRKAGRWKRTNSDYHDADYTTGGESCDELEEDWDREYPPITTDQQRQAYKRDFDSGLQEYKSLQAELDEVSKTLSRLDKELDDYSEDSEEYKVAADEYNRMKDIKASADYKNKKAQCKKLKSKLSHVKRMVSDYDNRRS is encoded by the exons CAAACCTTCTCACTATGCACCAAGCAACATTACATATGCTGAGGAGATGCGCTCTCAGCCCATGTACTCTCAACCAGCGTATTCCTACTATCCAGAGGATGAAGTGCAACACTTCTACAAATGGACTTCCCCTCCAGGAATAATAAAGATCATGTCAGTTCTCATTATAGTGATGTGCGTAGGCATCTTTGCTTGTGTTGCTTCCACATTGCCTTGGGATCTAGAATTCTATGGAAGTTCCTCTTTGGGATCTGGTGTAGGATATCCTGGATATAGTGGTTATGGAGGCAGTTACAGTGGCGGTTATGGTTATGGATATGGATATGGTGGAGCTTATGGCATTGGAGGAAATTACATTGAGCCCCGAGCTGCTAAAGGCTTCATACTTGCAATGTCAGCTTTTTGCTTCATTGCTGGAATGGCGATTTTTATAATAAGTGTTACCAACTCAAGCATGTCCAGAACAAGAAGATATTATCTAATTGTGATAATAGTAAGTGCTATCCTTGGCTTCTTGGTATTCATTGCATCCATAGTGTATGTAATGGCAGTAAACCCAACTGCACAAGCTTCAGGATCAGTGTTCTACAATCAACTTGTTGCTCTGTGCAGCCAATATTATGCTTCTACAAATACAGGAATCTTTGTGAATCAATACTTGTATCACTACTGTGTGGTAGAGCCTCAGGAG gctATTGCCATTGTTTTGGGATTCTTGGTTATTGTGGCTTTTGCCATAATCATATACTTTTCTGTAAAGACCCGAAGTCAGATGAATTATTATGGTAAAATGAACATTCTCTGGGATAAAGCAAAGGTTTATGAAGAAGATCCCCCCAATGTAGAAGAATGG GTAAAAACTGTAAATGCAGAACCAGTAGTGGACTATCCAGATCAAGTTGCTGGTTCCATGGTTTACTCTGTTTCTGAGCAAGTTAATGAAAATCGAGTTTATACAGACACCCACAGAGCTATGCC GAAGTCTGAAGTTATTGTTCCGTTAATGAAGGACCTCACACAGTCAAATTATACTGGTAACAGTAGTTATGATGGATCAACTAAGGAACCACCACAAAAGAGAAAAGCAGGAAGATGGAAGAGAACCAACTCTGATTACCATGATGCAGATTACACAACTGGAGGGGAGTCTTGTGATGAGCTGGAGGAGGACTGGGACAG GGAATACCCACCAATAACAACAGATCAACAAAGGCAAGCATATAAGCGAGACTTTGACTCCGGATTACAAGAATACAAGAGTTTGCAAGCTGAACTTGATGAAGTCAGTAAAACACTCTCTCGACTGGATAAAGAGTTGGATGACTATAGTGAAGACAGTGAGGAATATAAG GTTGCTGCTGATGAGTACAATAGGATGAAGGATATAAAAGCA tcAGCAGACTATAAGAACAAAAAGGCACAGTGCAAGAAACTGAAGAGTAAACTGTCGCACGTAAAAAGGATGGTCAGTGATTATGACAATCGGAGATCGTAG